acttttgtccatataagtGTAGTGTTAAAACATGAGAAACCCTCTGAACTACACGCTCATCACAGTGCTGTAGGAACTCCTGTGATCTTCCTCGAATACGCCGATCTCTCACTCTACGCTCGTGCATACGCAGAGCTCCTGATTCGAACCTACCTCAGGTCACAGTGAGCTCCTGTATGAAGTGCATGGCTAAGTAGAAGGTCTATAGCAGTGTATAGAGGACCTGGGAGAACTCAAGAGATCTCCCAGAAGAAGATTTATTGTGAGTTTATTTGCGCATCCAGAGCCAGCCGTTGATCAGACAGGCGGAAAGAAGCAGGGAGAAGAGCACCACTTCGCTCTGCTTGCGCTCGGCGTTCTGTTTCTCCAGACACGCGATCCGCctgttcatcttcatcatctgcAGGAACAAAGTGACAGACGTTTTCAGAGATGCACCTAATCCCGGTCTAAGAGTTTGTCGCACGTGTGACcgaaaagaaaatcaaatttCTGGCTACTGCGTTCGTTTCTCTGAGATCAGGTTGAATCTGGCGCCCTCTTCTGGTTATTTTGTGAATCACATCGCCAAAATTGTACTCTTTTTAAAACTAAACAAGCAATCGTTAACAAATTTTACACAAAGATTTTATTAGTTAGGAACTAcatctaaaatataaatctaaGACGCTCATGTTGACAAACCTTTGAATATAACTTGCAGACAAATTGTTGCTAACCTGTTTTTCCCCAGATTTCCTACCCAATTTGCTCATTTTTCAATTCTCTCTCACGCACCAGCTCTCCACTATCGCACTCTGATCCTTGGATTGAGATATAAGAAAGATTCCACTTTTACAAGTCTGAGGGAAACGGTCAGTTCAGCCCCTTTGTTCTCCCGGCTCATGAAGGATTGTGCCTTTATTAGAATTCAAACTCACGatcttttgtaataaattttaaGAAACTGTAATTTAAGGTCATAAGATATGTGAAAAGACACTTATTAACTAAAACCTCAATTTCCTCGCATCGTATAAAGTCTAACAAATCAGCACATGTCTGAAATTTAGACTGGAGGTGTATAACTGACCTGCCGACGAAGCACTATTAACTCGACTGTAGTTCCGCTTTCCTCCTCAGGACTGCGCCAGAGCTCTGATGTTGTGCTACTGGATGagaaaattagcatttttttaaatagcaaaaataaataaacaacaaaaaaaaggagaaacctATAAACACCTATTATTGAACAAAACCCAAAAGTCTTGATCACCTTTTCCCGGCCTGATCAGCGTGATCCTCGACTGGTTGAGGTGGAGGGTTTTCTGGGAAACCAAACCTTCAGACAGAAGGAAGAGACCCAAAGGTCCAGGTCTGGGTTTTAACTCAATTTAATTGTTATGGGATCCGATCATTTTAATGGGATTCAATTAGGTTTTTTAAAAGGACACAAGCTTCAGTAAGCAAGGCAGAGAGTTCTCTCTCTCAATACTGAGTGTTTGGTGGTTTGTTAGTGGGATTAGTAGTGAAAACTGAAGCAAACAGGATTATTAGAGATTCGGAGATCAGAAGGATGGTAGCACTTGTTAGTAAGGAGCGGTGACACAACTGGAATAAATTCTCTAAATCGATTTTTCAGTACATCAAGTTTGCTCAAGCTTGTGAAATTTGAGGAAGGCAGGAACGTTCGAGGAACCTGTTAGTAAGCAAAGGAGCGTGTGGAGGAGCGTGTGGAGGAGCATGTGGAGGATCGGGTCACCTGGAGGAGTATTTCTGAGTGACAGTCTGGAGGATTTTGTGCGAGGCCTGCTTGCCCAGCTTCCTGGCAGCCTGCAGAACGCTCTGAGGTGTCAGCAGGACGGGGCCGACAACACCGAGCCCCTGGGGTGCAGGCAGGGGCGAGTCTGAGGGTACAGCCGGCGTCGTTCTAGCACTGTGGACAGGCCGACATTGGAGGTGCCAAAGACATGACACACAAAAGTGCTTACTTAGCTATGTATCAATATAAATGCAGTAATGAATGTGAAAGTGCTTGAATGTTTGATGTGCCACACCAACCCCTGCTTTCAGAACTGTGAAATCTTTTATGGATCAGAGCAGGACAATGAATTTCAGTAATGAATTTCTTCCAGGGAAACtcactagaggtcgaccgatatgggtttttctctggccgatgGCGATACTTAGAAATCAGAGCAGCTGGTGGCTGATATATGatgctgatttcttttttttggacgatttttcacatttatttattcatctcatAAAATCAAACGGTTAATTAATAAGTCGTGATGCAGAAAACTGCTTAAACATTTACTGAACAACACAAAACGCTCCAATCGGGGGACATGTAACCAAAAGCTGGTGCCCACCTGTgacctaaactacagctggttgcTGGGTGACAATACTGTTCCAAAAAATTACTCGCGTTCTCTCTCTAAACGTtcttctcgttctctctctaaACGTTCTTCTCGTTCTCTCTTCAAGcgttcttctccttctctctccaaACAATCTACTcgttctctctccaaatgttctttacgttctctctctctataagcAGCATCATATCtaaccaataaaatatataaaagtaaattaaaaatgaaagacaaGAACTTAAAGCCCGGGACACACCA
This Silurus meridionalis isolate SWU-2019-XX chromosome 15, ASM1480568v1, whole genome shotgun sequence DNA region includes the following protein-coding sequences:
- the LOC124398414 gene encoding mitochondrial fission factor-like isoform X1 codes for the protein MAAPVYLVDGSPMRDPLFTAVISERMRVPDRLRFTQAATEDQKARAEDVPPAFSMHIPDRLALTDVPDLSPRPLFSQHIARGYASSLWNLQHGPWDREAYTREHVQGLRRSCSDQTFGRSPSGTPAHSKHSPSAARTTPAVPSDSPLPAPQGLGVVGPVLLTPQSVLQAARKLGKQASHKILQTVTQKYSSRFGFPENPPPQPVEDHADQAGKSSTTSELWRSPEEESGTTVELIVLRRQMMKMNRRIACLEKQNAERKQSEVVLFSLLLSACLINGWLWMRK
- the LOC124398414 gene encoding mitochondrial fission factor-like isoform X2, with protein sequence MAAPVYLVDGSPMRDPLFTAVISERMRVPDRLRFTQAATEDQKARAEDVPPAFSMHIPDRLALTDVPDLSPRPLFSQHIARGYASSLWNLQHGPWDREAYTREHVQGLRRSCSDQTFGRSPSGTPAHSKHSPSAARTTPAVPSDSPLPAPQGLGVVGPVLLTPQSVLQAARKLGKQASHKILQTVTQKYSSRFGFPENPPPQPVEDHADQAGKSTTSELWRSPEEESGTTVELIVLRRQMMKMNRRIACLEKQNAERKQSEVVLFSLLLSACLINGWLWMRK